A stretch of the Ictidomys tridecemlineatus isolate mIctTri1 chromosome 5, mIctTri1.hap1, whole genome shotgun sequence genome encodes the following:
- the Lcmt2 gene encoding tRNA wybutosine-synthesizing protein 4, which yields MGPRSRERRAGAVQSTNDSSALSKSSLAARGYVQDAFVSLLVPGTARRAPLIHRGYYVRARAVRHCVHAFLRRACAYPEAPRSQILSLGAGSDSLYFCLKTDGLLARAAVWEVDFPDVARRKAERIAETPELCALTGPFQRGSPASVLCFESLDYHILGLDLRQLQELDEALASAGLDVTTPTLLLAEAVLTYLEPVSAASLIAWAARRFPDALFVVYEQMKPQDAFGQFMLQHFQQLNSPLHGLDSFPDVEAQRCRFLQAGWTACSAMDMNEFYHCFLPAEERWRIENLEPFDEFEEWHLKCAHYFVLAASRGDTLSQTLVFPPAEVFPRVDPASPSGVFDARIVTNDNQGSTLKTFGHASVLLSSGIILSAGGFGEQKRRHCRVNKFHLLSRNSDSEWKGFHIDSCGTGTQWDGRLYHTMTRLSDTQVLVLGGRLSPVNPALSPLQIHLFKNEDNSTESLNVTVTRAGPGNFTLSCWRHSTTEVSYKNQKYLFVYGGRSVLEPVLSDWHFLHVGTMASVKIPVEGEAPEARHSHSACSWQGGALIAGGLGASEEPLNSVLFLRPISCGFLWESIDIQPPITPRYSHTAHVLNEKLLLVGGIWIHSSLVPGVTVVNLTTGLSSEYQIDTTCVPRPLMLHNHTSILLPEEQQLLLLGGGGNCFSFGTYFNPHTVTLDISSLSVGQ from the coding sequence ATGGGCCCGCGGAGCCGGGAGCGGCGGGCAGGAGCAGTACAGAGTACCAATGACAGCAGCGCTCTCAGCAAGAGTTCCCTAGCCGCGCGTGGGTACGTGCAGGACGCCTTCGTCTCGCTGTTGGTTCCGGGGACCGCGCGCCGCGCGCCGCTTATTCACAGAGGTTACTACGTCCGTGCGCGCGCGGTGCGGCATTGTGTACACGCCTTTCTGAGGCGAGCGTGCGCGTACCCTGAGGCGCCTCGCTCGCAGATCTTGTCTTTGGGCGCGGGTTCTGACTCTCTGTATTTCTGCCTCAAAACCGATGGCCTCCTGGCCAGGGCTGCAGTATGGGAAGTGGATTTCCCGGATGTGGCGCGGCGCAAAGCCGAGAGAATTGCAGAGACACCGGAACTGTGCGCGTTAACTGGGCCTTTCCAGAGGGGCAGTCCCGCGTCCGTGCTGTGCTTTGAGAGCTTGGACTACCACATCCTGGGCTTGGACCTAAGGCAGCTCCAGGAATTGGATGAGGCCCTGGCCTCCGCGGGCTTGGACGTGACCACACCCACTCTGCTCCTGGCCGAGGCGGTGCTGACCTACCTCGAGCCGGTTAGTGCTGCCTCCCTCATTGCCTGGGCAGCCCGACGTTTTCCTGATGCCCTTTTTGTGGTCTATGAGCAAATGAAGCCTCAAGATGCATTTGGGCAGTTCATGCTGCAACACTTTCAGCAGCTGAATTCCCCCCTTCATGGCCTGGACAGCTTTCCAGATGTGGAGGCCCAGCGGTGCCGCTTCCTTCAAGCTGGCTGGACTGCCTGTAGTGCCATGGACATGAATGAATTCTATCACTGCTTTCTCCCCGCAGAGGAACGCTGGCGGATAGAAAATCTTGAACCCTTTGATGAGTTTGAGGAGTGGCATCTTAAGTGTGCCCACTACTTCGTTTTGGCAGCCTCTAGGGGAGACACCCTGTCCCAGACTCTGGTGTTTCCACCCGCAGAGGTATTTCCTCGAGTAGATCCTGCTTCACCTTCAGGAGTCTTCGATGCCAGAATAGTCACTAATGACAATCAGGGCTCAACTCTTAAAACATTCGGCCATGCTTCTGTCCTCCTGAGCTCTGGCATTATTCTCAGTGCAGGAGGATTTGGAGAACAGAAGAGGCGGCACTGCAGAGTGAACAAGTTTCACTTGCTGTCAAGAAATAGTGACTCTGAATGGAAAGGCTTCCATATAGACAGTTGTGGGACGGGAACCCAGTGGGATGGACGTCTTTATCACACCATGACAAGACTTTCAGATACTCAGGTTTTGGTTCTGGGAGGGAGACTGTCCCCAGTAAATCCAGCCTTGAGCCCTCTacagattcatttatttaaaaatgaagataatagcaCTGAGAGCCTGAATGTGACAGTAACAAGGGCTGGTCCAGGAAATTTCACTTTGTCTTGTTGGCGGCATTCAACAACTGAAGTGTCCTATAAGAATCAGAaatatttgtttgtatatggGGGTCGAAGTGTGCTAGAACCTGTACTAAGTGACTGGCATTTCTTGCATGTAGGGACAATGGCTTCGGTCAAGATCCCGGTGGAAGGGGAAGCACCTGAAGCTAGGCATTCCCACAGTGCCTGCAGTTGGCAAGGGGGAGCCCTTATTGCTGGAGGTCTTGGGGCTTCTGAGGAGCCATTGAACTCTGTACTCTTTCTGAGGCCAATCTCTTGTGGATTTCTCTGGGAATCAATAGATATCCAACCTCCTATTACCCCAAGGTACTCCCACACAGCTCATGTACTCAATGAAAAGCTTCTACTGGTAGGAGGGATCTGGATTCATTCTTCCTTAGTCCCGGGAGTGACTGTTGTCAATTTGACTACAGGATTGAGCTCTGAGTATCAGATTGACACAACATGTGTGCCGCGGCCATTAATGTTACACAACCATACTAGCATCCTCCTTCCTGAAGAGCAACAGCTCTTGCTCCTTGGAGGT